One genomic window of Azotosporobacter soli includes the following:
- a CDS encoding CoA pyrophosphatase, producing MMEELKRCLTKRGMIDGENEEYFQAAVLVPLVQSEDGLAVLFEVRAGHLAWQPGEVCFPGGRIEAKDLEAKRAAVRETSEELGLKEAEIEVLGEMAPVISPIGVILYPYVGVLKGEIKANPDEVAEVFSVPLAELLEMKPEVGKMEMATRPTKEFPLHLLPGYDDGWKRRKNYAVYFYPWRDKVIWGLTALVLQRFLTIYREAEQRKKASRSTAG from the coding sequence ATGATGGAAGAGTTGAAACGCTGCCTGACGAAACGTGGAATGATCGATGGGGAAAATGAGGAATACTTTCAGGCTGCAGTGTTGGTACCGCTTGTGCAAAGCGAAGATGGGCTCGCCGTTTTGTTCGAAGTGAGAGCCGGTCATCTGGCTTGGCAGCCGGGTGAAGTCTGTTTTCCCGGTGGGCGCATTGAAGCGAAGGATCTCGAGGCAAAGAGGGCGGCGGTGCGCGAAACCAGCGAGGAATTGGGTCTAAAAGAAGCCGAAATCGAAGTACTGGGCGAGATGGCGCCGGTCATCAGTCCAATCGGCGTAATCCTATATCCCTATGTCGGCGTGCTGAAAGGCGAAATAAAAGCCAATCCCGATGAAGTGGCGGAAGTCTTTTCGGTGCCGCTTGCAGAGTTGCTCGAAATGAAGCCGGAAGTCGGCAAAATGGAAATGGCAACAAGGCCGACTAAGGAATTTCCGTTGCACTTGCTGCCGGGATATGATGATGGCTGGAAGCGGCGAAAAAATTACGCGGTCTATTTTTATCCTTGGCGGGATAAGGTGATTTGGGGTTTGACGGCGCTAGTGCTGCAGCGTTTTCTTACCATCTATCGCGAGGCGGAACAACGTAAAAAAGCCAGCCGGAGTACGGCTGGCTAA